A genomic segment from Ruficoccus amylovorans encodes:
- a CDS encoding type II toxin-antitoxin system Phd/YefM family antitoxin: protein MRTISANEAKQSLGRVLDTAQVEPVLIQRHNRAAAIVISPDEYDRLRALNLREFDEFCDAIGLRAKEAGLTEDKLQELLSDER from the coding sequence ATGAGAACCATTAGCGCCAACGAAGCCAAGCAGTCTCTTGGACGTGTGCTGGACACCGCACAAGTCGAGCCGGTCCTGATCCAGCGTCACAACCGGGCGGCGGCCATTGTCATTTCTCCAGACGAATACGACCGCCTGCGGGCCTTGAATTTGCGTGAATTTGACGAGTTCTGCGATGCCATCGGCTTGCGGGCCAAAGAAGCCGGGCTGACGGAAGACAAGCTTCAGGAACTGCTGAGCGATGAGCGATAG
- a CDS encoding transposase produces the protein MKRKRYTEEQIVALLREADEGRSVDDVCREHNVSKASFHRWKSKYGQMELRDVKRLKELERENAELKKLVADQLLNIKVLEQVNAKKW, from the coding sequence ATGAAACGAAAGAGATACACCGAAGAGCAAATCGTGGCGCTCCTGCGCGAGGCAGACGAAGGCCGCAGCGTGGACGATGTTTGCCGCGAGCACAATGTGAGCAAAGCGAGCTTCCATCGTTGGAAGAGCAAGTACGGACAGATGGAGCTGCGCGATGTGAAGCGTCTGAAGGAGCTTGAGCGCGAGAACGCCGAGCTGAAGAAACTGGTGGCCGACCAGCTTTTGAACATCAAAGTACTGGAGCAGGTAAACGCAAAAAAATGGTAA
- a CDS encoding putative toxin-antitoxin system toxin component, PIN family — translation MSDSKRFVIDSNLLISRLLLPDSASARAVRCALACGTLLFSKESLTELGQVLQRPKFDRYLTLPERRHFLLLLHRIGQEVVITRRVQACRDPKDDMILEVALNGQAHAIITGDKDLLVLHPYLGVPILTAAQFLETYGSDAAL, via the coding sequence ATGAGCGATAGCAAACGCTTTGTCATCGACAGCAATCTCCTCATCAGCCGACTGCTCCTGCCGGATTCGGCATCTGCCCGGGCTGTTCGCTGTGCCCTCGCCTGCGGAACGCTGCTCTTTTCAAAGGAGAGCCTCACCGAATTGGGTCAAGTCCTGCAAAGGCCGAAATTCGACCGCTACCTCACCCTGCCCGAGCGAAGGCACTTCCTGCTCCTGCTTCACCGTATCGGCCAGGAGGTGGTGATCACCCGCCGGGTTCAAGCCTGCCGCGACCCCAAGGACGACATGATTCTGGAGGTCGCCCTAAACGGCCAGGCTCACGCCATTATCACGGGCGACAAGGATTTGCTCGTCTTGCACCCCTATCTTGGCGTCCCCATCCTGACTGCGGCACAATTTCTGGAAACCTACGGGTCTGACGCCGCCCTCTGA